CCAAAAGTCTAGATTTGTGTAGTTGTAACAAGCTCCTTATCGAACCGAACCGGTTCTTGAATTAACTTATTCGAATTCAGTTCTTGTTAGCATTTAAACCGAATTCTGAAATCCGATTTTGAATAAAATTCGAATATGTAATTTTCAGACCTATTCAGCCCGAGTATTCGAATTCGTAGTGTATATATACAAAAATTTCATAAAAAATACACATATATTTGTTGGgtcaggatcatttcagaactctaaataattgcagaacttacagaactcctaataaacaatcattttactAATATCTTTTTATATTTAACATTGTTTAAGGatattttttttgtcatttaTTATGATTCCATACGTGTTAAGAGTTGTTTTATCATTTTTtcatatgtaattttataattacatatACGTAAATCGATtcatttacatatatgtaaactagttctTTTACACACATATAAATTAGTTATTACACATAAATAATCTGGTTTTTCATATATGTAATCATATAGATATATATAATATATCCTTAAATAatgttaaatataaaaatataaaaataaaataattgtttATTAGTGGTTCAAGTTCTGTAATATTTATAAAACCCAATTTATTTACTATAACTATTTGTTTGAAAACATGGAATGAAAAAAGTGAAAGTTGAGATAACCTGAAGTATGAAAAAACCAGCCCAAAAGAAGCAACCAATAGTGATCATGATGGCACCCTTGATCATGTTCCGGTGGTCTTCATAAGAGAGTGCAACAGGTGCTACAGGTGGGTGCACCCTGCTAATATGGGTCCATGGCAATGGGATCGGTACTCCATTCACCAGGGTCATGATCATGGCTCCACCTACTGTTACCAGGGTTCCTATTATCTTCGCTTGACTATGCCTTTTCTTTATGTTCACCTTCTCCAACCTATTAttgttaataataatattattataccccaaacatatattattattatttaagtatTTAGTTGCATGTACGTACCTGAATATCCAGGCCATGAAAAACGTCAAAGCTGGGATAATGTTACACATTGCTATAGCAAATGTTGCAGTGGTGTACTTCATTCCGGTATAATACAATATTTGGTCCATTACAGGCCTAATTAATTAATTCATTTCAAAAGTATTAATTTAAGTGTCACCTTAAAACACGTaatgaaaaaaataactaaagTTATGACATAATTAATATTGCATACTCCAATTGTGCAAGCAACATTATCTTCAAGAACACCGATAACCTCATCTTAGGCCTCATGTTCCTGCAAAATgttgtgtttttttaattaatttttacaATTTAATCACCATGCATGATCTATAGTTTTAAATTTTCACATGTAACAGtttaaactaaaattaaaaaaaaaaaatatttgtgaTCGATCGATCGACCTACCTTTCGAAAAAGTAAGCGAAAGGACCGAAAACGACGACTGCAGCAATATTTCGATAAACCGAAAACGTGCAAGGGTTTAAACCCTTGTTTAGAGCAGACTTGACTATAACTCCATTGATAGCATATCCCACTTGAAGAAAAAGCACACCAAGGTAGAGCTTCCCTTGATCCACCCACCGATCTTGCGACATCGATGATGGATCTATATGCGGTGTGTGGTTAATTGATTGATCAAACTTGTTGAGTGAGAGGGGTGGTGTATAGGGGTTTAAATATGCATATGCATGCAGATAAGGATTGATATTTAAGGGTAGTAATAATGACTTCTTGTTACAACCTTAATAAAGCATGGGTTAAAGATGTGAAGAAATGTTCTAAGTACAATGTCTCACCTTATTATGTTACTTTTATATTGCTTTTATGTTACGAAATGGACAATTTCTTTTTCTTAACCCGACAGAGAATAGTTGTCTATACTAGAATTAATTCTGTTATCTGTCATTTCGATTATTTTGTTGTTATGAAAATGTTTATAAATGTAATAGAAAGGATGGATTATAtttagaacaaaaaaaaaaaaaaaaaaaaaaaaacaagtttcttGCTAGGATATGTCACATGTGACACTTGGACATGGAGA
Above is a window of Helianthus annuus cultivar XRQ/B chromosome 14, HanXRQr2.0-SUNRISE, whole genome shotgun sequence DNA encoding:
- the LOC110904726 gene encoding WAT1-related protein At2g39510 — its product is MSQDRWVDQGKLYLGVLFLQVGYAINGVIVKSALNKGLNPCTFSVYRNIAAVVVFGPFAYFFERNMRPKMRLSVFLKIMLLAQLEPVMDQILYYTGMKYTTATFAIAMCNIIPALTFFMAWIFRLEKVNIKKRHSQAKIIGTLVTVGGAMIMTLVNGVPIPLPWTHISRVHPPVAPVALSYEDHRNMIKGAIMITIGCFFWAGFFILQAVTLKSYPAQLSLTSLICMMGALQGTVTTLVIERARRDIWSINWDAKLFATLYSGIVRSGASYYVSGLIMKIKGPFFVTAFNPFGMVMVVIMSSFTLGEQINVGRIVGAIIIVIGLYLIIWGKSKDPGLPDSRSNEVEMIDEETSPDKNQESDVVAGVIKEDRHVESPV